The Leguminivora glycinivorella isolate SPB_JAAS2020 chromosome 7, LegGlyc_1.1, whole genome shotgun sequence genomic interval CATGCGTGTCGCAGCACCTAGCAGCGGGTCATGCGCAAACCGCTTCTGCGCCACCAGTTCATTCAGGGAGCGCACTGCATCAGACAACGCATCGGTATTGGGCGCTCCCTCAAGACTTTTGTCTTCTCCGACCCACTGAAACGATTTTACTGTTCGTTAATACACGTATTGCAGTCATAGTCTGTAATGGTTCATTCAGATATTAGGTGACATCAACAGAGAGCGTAGATTACCAATAGTTATGCCTATCAGAGGCGTcaggtgaaaatttctgctatgcaacactgagcaaaaaaaaacctacctttacattaggtactttactagtaatacaTTTTTGTCAAGCCTGTGGGAATCAGCTTGACAAAAATTTAAGgtttaaggttgtctggaagaaatcgctttttagcgataagaccggtTGTTGTttactctcactcaacattctgtatatttataacatgtaaaatggtgcaataaagaatatttactgcTGCTGCTGATGCCTATTGTGACAGTCAGTACGTATTTAATAGCTATCATTCCTATCAAACAGTGTGAGATAAGTATCTAATGAATGAACCCTAAGAGATACTTGATTGCTACTTACAATAGTAAGATCAAGGGCATCGTCATTCTCGGCCAGATCGCAGAGTAACACTAGCGGTGCAGATGGCACATTGCCAGCGATCGCGGTGGCTAGGGCACGGCGGAGAGCGAAACAAGCACGTTCAACATGCGCGCCGCTGGCAAAATGCTCCCGCGCAAGTTGAAGTGACACTCTCGCGCAATCGTTGGGCGCCGTGGCTGCGTCGACGCGGTAACAAGCAGCTGGTGCCGGCAGAGCGGGCGGCTCTACACGGCGTCCAGCCACGAGCCGGCACTCGCCTAGCGGTGCGCATTCGGGCCTCAAGCAAAGCGATGGCGACACTGGGACACACAGCTGAAACCCCAATGCAAACAGTCAAGGTTGAATACactctttgatttttttaatatagaatTTCGTGCCGTTGTTGATATCCACTATCCTCTTAGACATAATAGTAAATAGTGAAATAATTTGATTACCTCGTCGGCTGTACAGGGATGCGCGCCAGCCATAAGGCAGTCAGGCAGGCCACACCAAAGGTGCGTGCAGGCAGGGACGCCGAAGTGGCACCAACAGGAGTTGCAGCCACGCCACCACGTGCCGTTGTTAGGGCTGCACGTACCT includes:
- the LOC125228316 gene encoding protein serrate-like — its product is MVTKITLLLCLALAYTVSGNHGTCSPNNGTWWRGCNSCWCHFGVPACTHLWCGLPDCLMAGAHPCTADELCVPVSPSLCLRPECAPLGECRLVAGRRVEPPALPAPAACYRVDAATAPNDCARVSLQLAREHFASGAHVERACFALRRALATAIAGNVPSAPLVLLCDLAENDDALDLTIWVGEDKSLEGAPNTDALSDAVRSLNELVAQKRFAHDPLLGAATRMRVLHGPTAPAPAVSGAPSLTCLTLALPVMLAAASLLMLVV